The proteins below are encoded in one region of Aquisalimonas asiatica:
- a CDS encoding helicase RepA family protein — MSETPIHLRPVDPAAHAGPEPFDLSQASVAHMLEADPPARDWLVKNRLPLGVVGLLAAAGKTGKSMAVLQLAVSATSGLPWLGMEIDHTGSVLILSAEDDRNEVWRRLRAIQRQLQADGEWTEAAEELIAERLHVLDRVGSDNLLTRRVERELIRTPMADRVIATANELPGPVLIVLDPLARFDGGEPNASDDATRVIETAEHIRKHTGATVLLPHHTRKAAALDEDAGQEAVRGASGLVDGARWIGLMQKLRKADAKRYGLQEEDAPRYVRFTTPAANYCEPWDGMWLERLDGGVLAPTELHEHHAEAKQQRADERYDRVVTATKALLRRHGPMSARHIRDTYGGQEGVMGAGQRAVWTSLRRAVEEGELLERPRDTRGGGHDLHLKPGDE, encoded by the coding sequence ATGAGCGAGACACCTATTCACCTTCGCCCTGTCGACCCGGCGGCCCACGCTGGCCCCGAGCCCTTCGACCTGTCGCAGGCGAGCGTGGCGCACATGCTCGAGGCGGATCCGCCTGCACGTGACTGGTTGGTGAAGAATCGCCTTCCTCTCGGGGTGGTGGGCCTTCTGGCCGCTGCGGGCAAGACCGGTAAATCCATGGCAGTGCTGCAACTGGCCGTTAGCGCAACCAGTGGGCTGCCGTGGCTCGGCATGGAGATCGATCATACCGGCTCGGTCCTGATCCTCTCTGCCGAAGATGACCGCAACGAGGTGTGGCGACGCCTGCGGGCGATACAGCGCCAGCTCCAGGCTGATGGCGAATGGACCGAGGCCGCGGAGGAACTCATCGCCGAGCGGCTGCACGTACTGGACCGCGTCGGCTCCGACAACCTGCTGACCCGGCGGGTAGAGCGGGAGCTCATCCGCACACCGATGGCGGATCGGGTGATCGCCACAGCCAACGAGCTACCCGGGCCGGTCCTGATTGTCCTGGACCCGCTGGCGCGCTTCGACGGTGGTGAGCCCAATGCCAGCGACGACGCCACACGCGTGATCGAGACCGCCGAGCACATCCGCAAGCACACAGGCGCTACGGTTCTGTTGCCGCACCACACCCGCAAGGCGGCCGCCCTGGACGAAGACGCCGGACAGGAGGCGGTTCGAGGCGCGTCGGGGCTGGTGGACGGCGCCCGGTGGATCGGGCTCATGCAGAAGCTGCGCAAGGCGGACGCGAAACGATACGGCCTCCAGGAGGAAGATGCACCCCGGTACGTGCGTTTCACCACACCGGCGGCGAACTACTGCGAGCCATGGGACGGCATGTGGCTGGAGCGCCTGGACGGCGGTGTCTTGGCCCCTACCGAGTTGCACGAGCACCACGCCGAGGCGAAACAGCAGCGGGCCGATGAACGGTATGACCGTGTCGTAACGGCCACAAAGGCACTCCTTCGCCGTCATGGCCCCATGAGCGCACGCCATATCCGGGACACCTACGGCGGACAGGAAGGCGTGATGGGAGCTGGTCAGCGAGCGGTGTGGACGAGCCTGCGTCGGGCTGTTGAGGAAGGTGAGCTGCTAGAGCGGCCACGCGACACCCGAGGTGGCGGCCATGACCTGCACCTGAAGCCGGGGGATGAGTGA
- a CDS encoding toprim domain-containing protein codes for MPCPRCDRGRSDRALSVLVEVDGSACWLCWRCDWRGSNRTRTVAETEADRERRRQVRLQREADEAQKRAQAADRARSLWRQARHADPAHPYLHAKAITAGHARQLGPRLVLPLVDLDGRLWSLQFIGPDGSKRFIRGGRKQGCVIPVAGRRGADRILICEGWATGMTLTTMEPQALVLAALDAGNIMPVAVECRRRWPGARIIICGDADDTGRRKAREAALAADALVAIPEIDPSQGSDWNDAVNAKGVAA; via the coding sequence ATGCCATGCCCGCGGTGTGACCGTGGCCGAAGCGACCGGGCACTATCGGTTCTGGTCGAGGTGGACGGCTCGGCGTGCTGGCTTTGCTGGCGGTGCGACTGGCGAGGGAGCAACCGCACGCGCACTGTTGCGGAGACGGAAGCGGACCGCGAGCGGCGCCGGCAGGTGCGCTTGCAGCGGGAGGCGGACGAAGCCCAGAAACGCGCACAGGCCGCTGATCGTGCCCGCAGTCTATGGCGCCAGGCCCGGCACGCCGATCCCGCGCACCCGTACCTGCACGCCAAGGCCATCACGGCCGGTCACGCCCGGCAGCTGGGCCCGAGGCTGGTGCTCCCGCTGGTGGACCTGGATGGCCGCCTATGGAGCCTGCAGTTCATTGGCCCGGACGGCAGCAAGCGATTCATCCGCGGCGGCCGGAAACAGGGTTGTGTGATCCCGGTGGCAGGCCGGCGCGGTGCAGACCGCATCCTCATCTGCGAGGGCTGGGCCACCGGCATGACGCTGACGACGATGGAGCCGCAGGCTCTGGTGCTCGCTGCCCTGGATGCCGGGAACATCATGCCCGTAGCTGTTGAGTGCCGCCGGCGCTGGCCCGGGGCACGCATCATCATCTGCGGCGATGCCGACGATACAGGACGCCGTAAGGCCCGCGAGGCCGCGCTCGCTGCCGACGCTCTAGTGGCGATACCCGAGATTGACCCGAGCCAGGGCTCCGACTGGAACGACGCGGTGAACGCGAAGGGGGTGGCTGCATGA
- a CDS encoding helix-turn-helix domain-containing protein, translating to MTDDSRELLRQAYEGKSLTTAQAAAYLNLSPNTLSRWRWSGDGPRFHKFGRAVRYDRADLDEWIAQTACDSTTGEAA from the coding sequence ATGACCGACGATTCCCGCGAACTTCTGCGGCAGGCGTATGAGGGCAAGTCTCTCACCACGGCGCAGGCCGCAGCCTACCTGAACCTCTCCCCCAACACTCTGAGCCGCTGGCGGTGGTCGGGCGACGGACCGCGCTTTCACAAGTTCGGGCGGGCGGTCCGTTACGACCGCGCCGACCTGGATGAATGGATTGCGCAGACCGCATGCGACAGCACGACCGGGGAGGCGGCCTGA
- a CDS encoding tyrosine-type recombinase/integrase, which produces MAEGSHLKLTKTSVESDKRVPESGTALYWDTELTGFGLRVTAAGTRSYIVQGRVKRKSRRITIGRHGAPIKDGTLTTEKARNRAKTALGKMADGIDPVEEQRHTELSGLTLRQAAEDYIANKRRKSDGKPLAERTKADIRRHLKVSFSDWADRPVNRITPDHVATRYKKLADRSQAQGNQAMRVLSGILNYVVRRHQGTVIAMNPATVIHDAGHYRGDVAGRKTRVPLDRIGAFYSALEVTRTDPAEFLGVRIKAAAASLLMLTGLRKADVLPRQWSEVDLDAGTIHVPDTKHRTPRTFPLASQAVTILEDVQKLGDGTDYVFPGKSKSGYISEIRDGLVRANEAAECQVSAHDLRRTFVDVCGPQAAAVDPLVVELLSNRKGEAFQALAVRMESYDTTDMTQYRDHAQRIADFIDRQRLAYEADNIVSMEGRG; this is translated from the coding sequence ATGGCAGAAGGCAGCCACCTGAAGCTCACCAAGACCAGCGTCGAGAGCGACAAACGCGTCCCCGAATCAGGCACCGCACTCTACTGGGATACCGAACTCACAGGCTTTGGTCTGCGCGTCACCGCCGCCGGCACCCGCTCCTACATCGTCCAAGGGCGTGTGAAGCGCAAGAGCCGGCGCATCACCATCGGCCGGCATGGTGCCCCCATCAAAGACGGCACGCTCACCACCGAGAAGGCACGCAACCGGGCGAAGACGGCACTCGGGAAAATGGCTGATGGCATCGACCCCGTCGAGGAACAACGCCACACAGAGCTATCGGGGCTGACGCTGCGACAGGCGGCAGAGGATTACATCGCCAACAAGCGCCGCAAGTCGGACGGCAAGCCCCTGGCAGAGCGGACCAAGGCCGATATTCGACGGCACCTGAAGGTGTCGTTCTCCGACTGGGCGGACCGCCCCGTCAACCGCATCACCCCCGACCACGTCGCCACGCGCTACAAGAAGCTCGCCGACCGCTCGCAGGCGCAGGGCAACCAGGCGATGCGTGTCCTTTCGGGGATCCTGAACTACGTTGTCAGGCGTCACCAAGGCACCGTGATAGCCATGAACCCGGCAACGGTCATCCACGACGCCGGCCATTACCGCGGCGACGTTGCCGGCCGCAAGACTCGGGTGCCGCTGGATCGGATCGGCGCCTTCTACTCTGCCCTGGAAGTAACACGCACTGATCCGGCCGAGTTCCTTGGTGTGCGCATCAAGGCCGCTGCGGCGTCTCTGCTGATGCTGACCGGACTGCGTAAGGCCGATGTTCTCCCGCGCCAGTGGAGCGAGGTTGATCTCGACGCCGGCACCATCCACGTCCCCGACACGAAGCATCGGACACCCCGGACGTTCCCGCTGGCATCGCAGGCCGTGACCATCCTTGAGGACGTGCAGAAGCTCGGTGACGGCACAGACTACGTCTTCCCGGGCAAAAGCAAGTCAGGGTATATCTCGGAGATCCGCGACGGACTGGTGCGAGCCAACGAGGCCGCCGAGTGTCAGGTGAGCGCCCACGATCTCCGACGCACGTTCGTTGATGTGTGCGGCCCCCAAGCCGCTGCGGTCGATCCTCTGGTGGTGGAGCTGCTGAGCAACCGCAAGGGCGAAGCCTTCCAGGCGCTCGCGGTACGCATGGAGAGCTACGACACAACGGACATGACGCAGTACCGCGACCACGCGCAGCGGATTGCCGACTTCATCGACCGGCAACGCCTCGCCTACGAGGCCGATAATATCGTCAGCATGGAGGGCCGCGGATGA
- the ilvD gene encoding dihydroxy-acid dehydratase — protein sequence MADNNRSKAVTQGFKRAPNRAMLRAVGFNDDDFDKPIVGVGNAHSTITPCNVGIGALAERAESALRDAGAMPQTFGTITISDGISMGTEGMKYSLVSREVIADSIETVVQGQSMDGILATGGCDKNMPGAMIALARINVPGIFVYGGTIKPGNYKGEDLTIVSVFEAVGQYSAGNLSDEDLAGVEKNACPGAGSCGGMFTANTMSSAFEAMGMSLMGSSTQSAVDKEKGDSAARSAEVLLEAIRADRKPRDIMTRKAFENAFAVTMALGGSTNAVLHLLAIANAAEVDFSIDDVEAIRRKVPVLCDLKPSGAYVTSQFHAVGGTPVVMKMLLEAGLIHGDCLTITGQTIAELLAEIPATAPADQDIIRSMEAPLYRQGHLAVLKGNLAEEGGVAKITGLKKTSITGPARVFNSEEESMEAIVNNEIKAGDVLVIRYEGPKGGPGMREMLSPTSAIIGAGLGDDVGLITDGRFSGGTYGMVVGHVAPEAYVGGTIGLVEEGDSITIDADRNLLQLNVSDAELEERRKRWQKPEPRYRRGVLAKYAKLVSSASHGAVTDRDLDL from the coding sequence ATGGCAGACAACAATCGGAGCAAGGCGGTCACGCAGGGTTTCAAGCGCGCCCCGAACCGCGCCATGCTGCGCGCGGTGGGCTTCAACGATGACGATTTCGACAAGCCGATTGTCGGCGTCGGTAATGCCCACAGCACGATCACGCCCTGCAATGTGGGCATCGGCGCCCTGGCCGAACGGGCGGAATCGGCCCTGCGTGACGCCGGTGCCATGCCGCAGACATTCGGCACCATCACCATCTCCGACGGCATCTCCATGGGCACCGAGGGCATGAAGTACTCGCTGGTCTCCCGCGAGGTGATTGCCGACTCCATCGAAACGGTGGTCCAGGGCCAGAGCATGGACGGCATTCTCGCCACCGGCGGCTGCGACAAGAACATGCCCGGTGCCATGATTGCGCTCGCCCGCATCAACGTCCCCGGCATCTTCGTCTACGGTGGCACCATCAAGCCGGGCAACTACAAGGGCGAAGACCTCACCATCGTCAGCGTGTTCGAGGCGGTGGGTCAGTACTCCGCCGGCAATCTCAGCGACGAGGACCTGGCCGGCGTGGAGAAGAACGCCTGCCCCGGCGCCGGCTCCTGCGGCGGCATGTTCACCGCCAACACCATGTCCAGCGCCTTCGAGGCCATGGGCATGAGCCTGATGGGCTCCTCCACCCAGTCCGCCGTGGACAAGGAAAAGGGCGACTCGGCCGCGCGCTCCGCCGAAGTCCTGCTGGAGGCCATCCGCGCCGACCGCAAACCCCGGGATATCATGACCCGCAAGGCGTTCGAGAACGCCTTCGCGGTAACCATGGCGCTGGGCGGCTCCACCAACGCGGTCCTGCACCTGCTGGCCATCGCCAACGCCGCCGAAGTGGACTTCTCCATCGACGATGTCGAAGCCATCCGCCGCAAGGTGCCGGTGCTCTGCGACCTGAAACCCTCGGGAGCCTACGTCACCAGCCAGTTCCACGCCGTGGGTGGCACGCCGGTGGTGATGAAGATGCTGCTGGAAGCGGGACTCATCCACGGCGACTGCCTGACCATCACCGGTCAGACCATCGCCGAGCTGCTGGCGGAAATCCCGGCCACCGCTCCCGCGGACCAGGACATCATCCGCTCCATGGAGGCGCCGCTGTACAGGCAGGGCCACCTGGCGGTGCTGAAGGGGAATCTCGCCGAGGAAGGCGGTGTGGCCAAGATCACCGGGCTGAAGAAGACGTCCATCACCGGGCCGGCACGGGTCTTCAACTCGGAAGAGGAGAGCATGGAGGCCATCGTCAACAACGAGATCAAGGCGGGCGACGTGCTGGTCATCCGCTACGAAGGGCCCAAGGGCGGCCCAGGCATGCGCGAGATGCTCTCGCCCACGTCGGCGATCATCGGCGCGGGGCTTGGCGACGACGTGGGGCTCATCACCGACGGCCGCTTCTCCGGCGGCACCTACGGCATGGTGGTGGGTCACGTGGCGCCCGAGGCCTACGTGGGCGGCACCATCGGCCTGGTGGAGGAGGGCGACAGTATCACCATCGATGCCGACCGCAACCTGCTCCAGCTCAACGTCTCCGACGCCGAGCTCGAGGAGCGCCGCAAGCGCTGGCAGAAGCCGGAACCGCGCTACCGCCGGGGGGTTCTCGCCAAGTACGCCAAGCTGGTCTCCTCGGCGAGCCACGGCGCCGTCACGGACCGCGATCTGGACCTCTGA
- the zapE gene encoding cell division protein ZapE translates to MSETTPWQRYQADLEHPDFSHDPAQERVVRALDDLHQRLVRASREPQPRAGLLSRIGLGARPRQTWPRVRGLYLWGGVGRGKTYLVDIFHDTLPFPEKRRLHFHRFMQLVHYRLRDLERVQDPLDVVAREFAQETRVLCFDEFFVSDITDAMLLGGLLRGLFREGVTLVATSNIPPAELYRDGLQRERFLPAIDLLKEYTEVMEVAGDTDYRLRFLEQAELYHSPLDEAAEEVLNEEFVHLAPDTPEFNTELQVEGRSIPVRGLADDVAWFDFSAICDGPRGQADYIELARTFHSVLVSNVPAMDETRENQARRFIAMVDEFYDHGVKLILSAEVPLESLYQGQRLRFEFERTRSRLQEMQSQAYLAGPHRSG, encoded by the coding sequence GTGTCGGAAACCACACCCTGGCAGCGGTATCAGGCCGATCTGGAGCATCCGGACTTCAGTCACGACCCGGCTCAGGAGCGTGTGGTCAGGGCCCTGGATGACCTGCATCAGCGACTGGTGCGGGCGAGCCGGGAGCCGCAACCCCGGGCGGGGCTGCTGAGCCGCATCGGGCTCGGCGCCAGGCCGCGACAGACCTGGCCAAGAGTCAGGGGGCTGTACCTGTGGGGCGGTGTCGGTCGCGGCAAGACCTACCTGGTGGACATCTTCCACGACACGCTGCCCTTTCCCGAGAAGCGGCGGCTCCATTTCCACCGTTTCATGCAGCTGGTTCACTATCGGCTGCGCGACCTGGAGCGGGTGCAGGACCCACTGGACGTGGTCGCCCGGGAGTTCGCGCAGGAGACCCGGGTGCTGTGCTTCGACGAGTTCTTCGTCTCCGATATCACCGACGCCATGCTGCTGGGCGGGCTGTTGCGCGGGCTGTTCCGGGAGGGCGTGACGCTGGTGGCCACGTCGAACATTCCGCCGGCCGAGCTGTACCGGGACGGTCTGCAGCGTGAGCGGTTTCTGCCCGCCATCGATCTGCTCAAGGAGTACACGGAGGTGATGGAGGTTGCTGGTGACACGGACTACCGCCTGCGTTTCCTGGAACAGGCCGAGCTCTATCACTCGCCCCTGGACGAGGCGGCCGAGGAGGTCCTCAACGAGGAGTTCGTGCACCTGGCGCCGGACACACCCGAGTTCAATACCGAGCTGCAGGTGGAAGGTCGTTCGATCCCTGTCCGGGGGCTCGCCGACGACGTGGCGTGGTTCGATTTCTCCGCCATCTGTGACGGCCCCCGCGGGCAGGCGGACTACATCGAGCTGGCTCGTACATTCCACAGTGTGCTGGTCTCCAATGTGCCGGCCATGGACGAGACACGCGAGAACCAGGCGCGGCGCTTTATCGCCATGGTGGACGAGTTCTATGATCACGGCGTGAAGCTCATCCTGTCAGCCGAGGTGCCGCTGGAGTCGCTGTACCAGGGGCAGCGGTTGCGGTTCGAGTTCGAGCGCACCCGCAGCCGGTTGCAGGAAATGCAGTCCCAGGCCTATCTTGCGGGGCCGCACAGGTCCGGCTGA
- a CDS encoding histone deacetylase family protein, translating to MQTWIITHESCSQHDTGPGHPESAQRLEAVLARLRESPFEGLTWAEAPPAEREQLLRVHDAAYVDRTLAAIPSRGYDALDGDTVICPASGEAALRAAGAVCSAVDRVMAGETRRVFCAVRPPGHHAEPDHAMGFCLFNNVAVAATYAQAAYHLERVAVVDFDVHHGNGTQTMFAGRRGLFYASTHEHPLFPGTGRGPIPGAPNIHNVPLPAMTDSETFRDAFRQDVIPALRSFGPELVFISAGFDAHRSDPLANMELDEQDLAWATREIVEVANRFSNGWVISTLEGGYNLKALADGVAAHVQALDE from the coding sequence ATGCAGACCTGGATCATTACCCACGAAAGCTGCAGTCAACACGACACCGGCCCCGGTCACCCGGAGTCGGCACAACGGCTCGAGGCGGTGCTGGCGCGCCTGCGGGAGTCTCCGTTCGAGGGGCTGACCTGGGCGGAGGCGCCACCGGCGGAGCGCGAGCAGCTGCTGCGTGTGCACGACGCAGCCTACGTGGACCGGACCCTCGCCGCGATTCCGAGTCGAGGCTATGACGCCCTCGACGGCGACACGGTCATCTGCCCCGCCTCCGGGGAAGCGGCCCTGCGGGCCGCCGGCGCCGTGTGCTCGGCCGTGGACCGCGTCATGGCCGGGGAGACCAGGCGGGTCTTCTGCGCCGTGCGCCCTCCGGGTCATCACGCCGAGCCGGACCACGCCATGGGCTTCTGCCTGTTCAACAACGTGGCAGTGGCGGCGACGTATGCGCAGGCGGCCTATCATCTGGAACGGGTCGCGGTGGTGGATTTCGACGTCCACCACGGCAATGGCACCCAGACCATGTTCGCCGGCCGGCGTGGACTGTTCTATGCCTCCACCCACGAGCACCCGCTGTTTCCCGGCACCGGGCGAGGGCCGATTCCCGGCGCACCCAATATCCATAACGTCCCGCTACCGGCAATGACCGACTCGGAGACGTTCCGGGATGCGTTCCGGCAGGACGTCATCCCGGCACTTCGCTCGTTCGGGCCCGAGCTCGTGTTCATCTCCGCGGGATTCGACGCGCACCGGTCGGACCCGCTTGCCAACATGGAACTGGATGAGCAGGACCTGGCCTGGGCAACCCGGGAGATCGTCGAGGTGGCCAACCGGTTCAGCAACGGTTGGGTAATCTCCACCCTCGAAGGGGGGTACAACCTGAAAGCCCTGGCCGATGGTGTGGCCGCACACGTGCAGGCGCTGGACGAATAG
- the metW gene encoding methionine biosynthesis protein MetW, translating into MSVRSELALISEWIHPGTRVLDLGCGEGQLLRYLRDTRDVIGYGLEIAPENIVSCVQKDIPVIQTNLDEGLKDFDPLSFDYVVMTQTLQAVRYPEHLLNEMLRVGREGIVTFSNLGHWRSRLRLALSGRMPVSGDPALDWYNSPNIHLCTVRDFEALCEDTGIRILERTFIDNAHRKHGLARLFPNLLGEVALYRFERA; encoded by the coding sequence ATGAGCGTGCGCTCGGAACTGGCGCTGATCAGCGAATGGATCCACCCCGGTACCCGTGTGCTGGACCTGGGCTGTGGCGAAGGGCAGCTGCTGCGCTACCTGCGCGATACCCGCGACGTGATCGGCTACGGGCTGGAGATCGCCCCGGAGAACATCGTCAGTTGCGTGCAGAAGGACATCCCCGTGATCCAGACCAACCTGGACGAGGGGCTGAAGGACTTCGATCCGCTGTCCTTCGACTACGTGGTGATGACGCAGACGCTGCAGGCCGTGCGGTATCCGGAGCACCTGCTCAACGAAATGCTGAGGGTCGGGCGGGAAGGCATCGTCACCTTCTCGAATCTCGGTCACTGGCGCTCACGCCTGCGGCTCGCGCTCAGCGGACGGATGCCGGTCAGCGGCGACCCTGCCCTGGACTGGTACAACAGCCCCAATATCCACCTGTGCACCGTCCGGGACTTCGAAGCCCTGTGCGAGGACACGGGCATCCGCATCCTCGAGCGCACCTTCATCGACAATGCCCATCGCAAACACGGCCTTGCGCGGCTGTTTCCCAACCTGCTCGGGGAAGTGGCCCTGTACCGGTTCGAGCGCGCCTGA
- the metX gene encoding homoserine O-succinyltransferase MetX, whose amino-acid sequence MPEQFPADSVGLVTPKTLHFDQPLELDCGRVLPEYDLVYETYGELNADASNAILVTHALSGDHHAAGYHSPDDRKPGWWDASIGPGKPLDTNRFFIVCSNNLGGCRGSTGPVSHNPETGALYGADFPMVTVPDWVRSQARLADALGIGQWAAVVGGSLGGMQALQWAIDFPERTRHCVVIAAAPKLSAQNIAFNEVARQAILRDPEFHEGRYAEYGVTPERGLALARMLGHITYLSEDALRAKFGRELREGKINFNYDVEFEVESYLRYQAETFVRHFDANTYLLMTKALDYFDPAADHDDNLAAALEHVTASFLILSFTSDWRFPSSRSREIVRALQDGNKRVTYSEIVAPQGHDSFLMPIPVYRDLLQAYMNRVAQEANV is encoded by the coding sequence ATGCCAGAACAATTCCCAGCTGACTCCGTCGGCCTCGTCACCCCGAAAACGCTCCACTTCGACCAGCCCCTGGAACTGGACTGCGGTCGGGTGTTGCCCGAGTACGACCTCGTCTACGAGACCTACGGCGAGCTCAATGCCGACGCATCCAACGCCATCCTGGTGACCCACGCCCTGTCGGGCGACCACCACGCGGCGGGTTACCACTCGCCTGATGATCGCAAGCCCGGCTGGTGGGATGCATCCATCGGCCCCGGGAAACCGCTGGACACCAATCGCTTCTTCATCGTCTGCAGCAACAATCTCGGCGGCTGTCGGGGATCCACCGGGCCGGTGTCCCACAACCCGGAGACGGGCGCACTGTACGGGGCCGACTTCCCCATGGTGACCGTGCCCGACTGGGTGCGCAGCCAGGCGCGCCTGGCCGATGCGCTGGGCATCGGCCAGTGGGCCGCCGTGGTGGGGGGCAGCCTGGGCGGCATGCAGGCGCTGCAATGGGCCATCGATTTCCCGGAGCGCACCCGGCACTGCGTGGTGATCGCGGCCGCGCCGAAGCTCTCGGCCCAGAACATCGCCTTCAACGAGGTGGCGCGCCAGGCCATTCTCAGGGACCCGGAGTTCCACGAGGGCCGGTACGCGGAATACGGCGTCACCCCGGAGCGCGGGCTCGCCCTGGCGCGCATGCTCGGGCACATCACCTACCTGTCCGAGGACGCGCTGCGGGCCAAGTTCGGCCGGGAGCTGCGCGAGGGCAAGATCAACTTCAACTACGACGTCGAGTTCGAGGTGGAGAGCTATCTTCGCTACCAGGCGGAGACCTTCGTCCGCCACTTCGACGCCAACACCTACCTGCTCATGACCAAGGCGCTGGACTACTTCGACCCTGCCGCGGACCACGATGACAACCTGGCCGCGGCGCTGGAGCACGTCACGGCGTCGTTCCTGATCCTGTCATTCACCAGCGACTGGCGGTTCCCGTCCAGCCGGTCCCGGGAGATCGTGCGCGCCCTGCAGGACGGCAACAAGCGGGTCACCTATTCGGAGATTGTCGCGCCACAGGGGCATGACTCCTTTCTCATGCCCATCCCGGTCTACCGGGATCTGCTCCAGGCGTACATGAACCGCGTGGCGCAGGAGGCGAACGTATGA
- a CDS encoding YggT family protein: MSGQYLTDPLAFLINTLFGLYILAIMLRFLLQWVRADYSNPISQFLIRITQPPMQPLRRVLPPIGRADTSALVLMFLLQFCTLALVYWINGTNVSAGFLAVRSASELLNLLLNVFLVVIIIRVILSWVNPGHYNPAIGLIDSLAEPVLAPARRVIPAIGGLDLSPIAVLIGIQLAKMLFVMPLRDLARAFL; encoded by the coding sequence ATGTCAGGACAGTACCTCACCGACCCGCTGGCGTTTCTGATCAACACCCTGTTCGGCCTGTACATACTGGCCATCATGCTGCGCTTCCTGCTGCAGTGGGTGCGCGCGGACTACAGCAACCCGATCTCGCAGTTCCTGATCCGGATCACCCAGCCGCCCATGCAACCACTGCGGCGCGTCCTGCCGCCCATCGGCCGTGCGGATACCTCGGCACTGGTGCTGATGTTCCTGCTGCAGTTCTGCACCCTGGCACTGGTGTACTGGATCAACGGCACCAATGTCAGCGCGGGCTTCCTGGCCGTGCGCTCGGCGTCGGAGCTGCTGAACCTGCTGCTCAACGTGTTCCTGGTGGTAATCATCATCCGGGTGATCCTGAGCTGGGTGAATCCGGGCCACTACAATCCGGCCATCGGCCTCATCGACAGTCTGGCGGAGCCGGTACTGGCGCCGGCACGCCGGGTCATCCCCGCAATCGGTGGCCTGGACCTCTCCCCCATTGCGGTGCTGATCGGCATTCAGCTGGCGAAAATGCTGTTCGTCATGCCCCTGCGGGATCTGGCCAGGGCGTTCCTCTGA
- the proC gene encoding pyrroline-5-carboxylate reductase, whose amino-acid sequence MENKTIAFIGGGNMARSLIGGLIADGFPADRIRVAEPDPEQRGNLSATFGVRVTGDNRDAVADADGVVLAVKPQVIRDVATELAPQLARTGAVVISIAAGIRESDLSRWLGDGLPVVRVMPNTPSLVQTGATALYANTATSTEQRSLAESLMRAVGLTCWLDDENQMNAVTAVSGSGPAYFFLLMESMEQAGADLGLPRETARLLTLQTALGAAKMALESAEDVATLRRQVTSPGGTTEQAIQAFEDGGLRELVEQALKAAADRAESLGDELGNQ is encoded by the coding sequence ATGGAGAACAAGACCATCGCGTTCATCGGCGGCGGCAATATGGCGCGCAGCCTGATCGGCGGACTCATTGCCGACGGCTTTCCGGCCGACCGGATCCGTGTCGCGGAGCCGGACCCGGAGCAGCGCGGCAACCTGTCGGCAACGTTCGGGGTCAGGGTCACGGGGGACAACCGGGACGCGGTGGCGGACGCTGACGGTGTGGTCCTGGCGGTCAAGCCCCAGGTCATCCGTGACGTCGCCACGGAGCTGGCGCCGCAACTCGCGCGCACGGGCGCCGTGGTAATCTCCATCGCCGCCGGCATCCGCGAATCGGACCTCTCGCGCTGGCTCGGTGACGGCCTCCCGGTGGTGCGGGTCATGCCCAACACCCCCTCGCTGGTGCAGACGGGCGCCACGGCCCTGTACGCCAACACGGCCACCTCCACCGAACAGCGCAGCCTGGCGGAGTCGCTCATGCGCGCCGTGGGGCTCACCTGCTGGCTGGATGACGAGAATCAGATGAACGCCGTCACGGCGGTATCCGGGAGCGGGCCAGCCTATTTCTTCCTGCTCATGGAGAGCATGGAGCAGGCGGGCGCCGACCTGGGCCTGCCGCGGGAGACCGCCCGGCTGCTGACGTTGCAGACGGCCCTGGGGGCGGCCAAGATGGCGCTGGAGAGCGCCGAGGACGTGGCCACGCTGCGCCGGCAGGTCACCTCTCCGGGCGGGACCACCGAACAGGCCATACAGGCCTTCGAGGATGGCGGCCTGCGCGAGCTGGTTGAGCAGGCGCTCAAGGCCGCCGCGGACCGGGCGGAGTCCCTGGGCGATGAGCTTGGCAATCAATAA